In Quercus robur chromosome 10, dhQueRobu3.1, whole genome shotgun sequence, a genomic segment contains:
- the LOC126704005 gene encoding uncharacterized protein LOC126704005: MTGAIAAKELPRLPSMLFGNMELRKMFLFESLMRRLPREELEHFLVQAWMIWNQRNAVIHGGQLKEPGWLNRRAEEFLDEYRKAQVTLRATNVLAGNCVWRAPPLEEYKMNFDAVVFLDQQCSGFRAIIRNSNGEVMARMLAKGPYVHSSEEAEVMACRRPVEFSKDAGFSRLIIEGDCLNVMRALSDPTENRSLLGHIYDDIKFNLRGMQVLSFNWVKRGGNMVAHSLAKHARNLLEDLYWIEDTPPQNILSLLLIIKLEI; the protein is encoded by the exons ATGACAGGTGCCATTGCTGCAAAAGAGTTGCCGAGATTGCCATCCATGCTATTTGGGAATATGGAGCTGCGCAAGAT GTTTTTATTTGAGTCTTTGATGAGAAGATTACCGAGGGAAGAGTTGGAACATTTTCTGGTGCAAGCGTGGATGATATGGAACCAAAGAAATGCAGTGATACATGGTGGACAATTGAAGGAACCGGGTTGGCTGAACAGGAGAGCTGAAGAATTCCTTGATGAGTATAGGAAAGCACAAGTTACTCTAAGGGCTACGAACGTTCTAGCAGGCAATTGTGTATGGCGAGCTCCACCATTAGAGGAGTATAAAATGAACTTTGATGCTGTTGTTTTCTTAGACCAGCAATGCTCGGGCTTTCGAGCAATCATTAGGAACTCAAATGGTGAGGTTATGGCCAGAATGTTAGCTAAGGGCCCCTATGTGCATAGCAGTGAGGAGGCTGAGGTCATGGCGTGTCGAAGACCGGTTGAATTCTCCAAGGATGCAGGGTTTTCTAGGTTGATAATTGAAGGAGATTGTCTAAACGTCATGAGAGCTCTATCTGATCCCACAGAGAATAGATCGCTGCTTGGCCATATTTATGATGATATCAAGTTCAACCTTAGAGGAATGCAGGTCCTATCTTTCAATTGGGTAAAAAGAGGTGGAAACATGGTGGCTCATTCATTAGCGAAACATGCTAGGAATTTACTTGAGGATTTGTATTGGATTGAAGATACTCCACCGCAAAACATCCTATCTCTTCTTCTAATTATAAAATTAGAGATATga
- the LOC126703271 gene encoding glutamine synthetase nodule isozyme, producing MSLLSDLINLNLADTTKKVIAEYIWIGGSGMDIRSKGKTLPEPVTDPAKLPKWNYDGSSTGQASGEDSEVILYPQAIFRDPFRGGDNILVMCDTYTPAGEPLPTNARYKAEKIFSHPDVVAEEPWYGIEQEYTLLRQEVKWPIGWPLGGYPGPQGPYYCGTGADKAFGRDIVNSHYKACLHAGINISGINGEVMPGQWEFQVGPVVGISSGDQLWVARYILERVTEIAGVTLSFDPKPIEGDWNGAGAHTNYSTKSMRNDGGYDVIKTAIEKLKLRHKEHIAAYGEGNDRRLTGKHETADINNFSWGVANRGASVRVGRETEKAGKGYFEDRRPASNMDPYVVTSMIAETTILWKP from the exons ATGTCTCTTCTTTCAGATCTTATTAATCTCAACCTTGCTGACACCACTAAGAAGGTGATCGCAGAGTACATATG GATTGGTGGATCAGGCATGGACATTAGAAGCAAAGGCAAg ACTCTTCCTGAGCCAGTTACTGATCCTGCAAAGCTTCCAAAGTGGAACTATGATGGTTCCAGCACAGGCCAGGCTTCTGGGGAAGACAGTGAAGTCATCTTATA TCCCCAAGCAATTTTCAGGGACCCATTTAGGGGGGGCGATAACATTCTT GTTATGTGTGATACCTACACTCCAGCTGGAGAGCCTCTTCCAACAAATGCGAGGTACAAAGCTGAAAAAATTTTCAGCCATCCTGATGTTGTTGCCGAAGAACCTTG GTACGGTATAGAGCAGGAGTACACCTTGTTGCGACAAGAAGTGAAGTGGCCTATTGGGTGGCCTCTCGGTGGTTATCCTGGACCACAG GGACCATACTACTGTGGTACTGGTGCTGACAAAGCCTTTGGCCGTGATATTGTAAATTCTCATTACAAAGCCTGTCTTCATGCTGGCATTAACATAAGTGGCATCAATGGAGAAGTGATGCCTGGCCAG TGGGAGTTCCAAGTTGGCCCTGTTGTTGGTATCTCTTCGGGAGACCAGCTTTGGGTTGCTCGTTACATTCTAGAG AGGGTTACAGAGATAGCTGGAGTGACGCTTTCCTTTGATCCTAAACCTATTGAG GGAGACTGGAATGGGGCTGGTGCTCACACTAACTATAG TACCAAGTCCATGAGAAATGATGGGGGGTATGATGTGATCAAAACAGCCATTGAAAAGCTCAAGTTGAGGCACAAGGAACACATTGCAGCGTACGGGGAAGGCAATGATCGCCGTCTCACTGGAAAGCATGAAACAGCAGACATCAACAACTTCTCCTGG GGAGTCGCAAACCGTGGAGCCTCAGTTAGAGTTggcagagagacagagaaagctGGCAAAGGTTATTTTGAGGACAGGAGGCCTGCTTCTAACATGGATCCATATGTAGTCACCTCCATGATTGCAGAGACCACCATCCTCTGGAAACCATAA